In a genomic window of Candidatus Latescibacter sp.:
- a CDS encoding amidohydrolase family protein — translation MIIDAHTHWGIVWEDRYGNDPSEWLKVCDRHEVDRAVLMGHRGLGMNSDMRLCNDVIRETADRSGGRLIPIATVHPDFGEKSIRELERCLKDLGMRGLKLHPWLQGFSVSVPLMDELAMMCGRYDVPVIFHDGTPCYSMPSQVGGLALRFPGTKFVLGHAGLLDLWRDALSFGKRCPNLYLTLCGPHQAGLKAIVDGMDENRVLWGTDFGFGWSDPYGYRKGIVDDIAMPEAKRDKIMGLNAVKLF, via the coding sequence ATGATTATCGATGCCCACACCCACTGGGGAATTGTATGGGAAGACCGCTATGGGAACGACCCGTCGGAATGGCTCAAGGTGTGCGACCGTCACGAAGTCGACCGGGCGGTTCTCATGGGACACCGCGGGCTTGGTATGAACTCAGATATGAGGCTTTGCAATGATGTGATAAGGGAAACGGCTGACAGATCGGGGGGAAGGCTCATCCCCATTGCCACTGTCCATCCCGATTTCGGCGAAAAAAGCATCCGCGAGCTGGAACGCTGCCTGAAAGACCTCGGCATGAGGGGCCTGAAATTGCATCCCTGGCTGCAGGGCTTTTCAGTTTCCGTTCCCCTCATGGATGAACTGGCGATGATGTGCGGCCGTTACGATGTCCCGGTGATTTTCCACGACGGTACACCCTGTTACTCCATGCCTTCGCAGGTCGGGGGGCTGGCTCTGAGGTTTCCGGGAACGAAGTTTGTACTCGGCCACGCCGGGCTGCTCGATCTGTGGAGGGATGCGCTCAGTTTCGGGAAGCGGTGTCCCAATCTCTACCTTACCCTCTGCGGCCCGCATCAGGCGGGTCTGAAGGCCATTGTGGATGGAATGGATGAAAACCGCGTCCTGTGGGGCACCGATTTCGGTTTCGGGTGGTCGGACCCCTACGGTTACCGCAAAGGAATCGTGGATGATATTGCCATGCCGGAAGCGAAACGCGATAAGATCATGGGATTGAACGCGGTGAAGCTTTTTTAA
- a CDS encoding amidohydrolase family protein → MNIDGYVTLGDERDTVYRAEDLVHDMDRAGVDMAVAAPQDSALAVFNSRGNDFIRAEAGRFPDRIIPACTVNPWYGEAAVQEVSRAVCNGARMLVLHPTLQGFLINDDLADPVIEKAGELGLPVYVHTGPHLYGAPWQLADCALRFPGVTFIMGHAGATDFWNDVPSAVRFAPNVFIEGSYARPFIFMSHLMSAGIDKGIMGSAAPRNSLVFEWTQYREYLPADTYGAVFGDNLARILNIVGSKP, encoded by the coding sequence ATGAATATCGACGGTTATGTAACCCTCGGCGACGAGCGCGATACTGTTTACCGCGCCGAAGACCTCGTTCACGATATGGACCGCGCCGGTGTGGATATGGCGGTTGCCGCTCCGCAGGACAGCGCCCTGGCAGTATTCAACAGCCGTGGCAATGATTTCATCCGGGCTGAGGCGGGCAGATTCCCCGACCGTATCATTCCCGCCTGTACGGTGAACCCCTGGTATGGGGAAGCTGCGGTACAGGAAGTTAGCCGCGCTGTTTGCAACGGCGCCAGGATGCTGGTGCTTCACCCGACGCTCCAGGGATTCCTCATCAACGATGACCTGGCCGACCCTGTTATCGAAAAGGCAGGCGAGCTTGGACTTCCCGTGTATGTACATACCGGACCACATCTTTACGGCGCTCCCTGGCAGCTCGCTGACTGCGCCCTGCGCTTTCCCGGAGTGACCTTTATCATGGGTCATGCAGGAGCTACAGATTTCTGGAACGATGTGCCATCCGCAGTAAGGTTCGCTCCGAACGTCTTTATCGAGGGGTCGTACGCTCGTCCGTTTATTTTCATGTCCCATCTCATGTCGGCGGGGATCGATAAAGGAATCATGGGATCGGCCGCCCCGAGGAACAGCCTTGTGTTTGAATGGACGCAGTACCGGGAATATTTGCCGGCCGATACCTATGGCGCTGTTTTCGGAGACAACCTGGCGCGGATTCTCAACATAGTCGGAAGCAAGCCATGA
- a CDS encoding DUF3696 domain-containing protein, translating into MIKSLHARNFKSWKDTGLLQFAPLTGLFGSNSSGKTSIMQILLMLKQTVESTDRARVLYTGDEHSYVDLGTFFDLIHGHDRDAILSIQLSWNPGKQIIIYNPEYKNKKLFETDNLTFRVEVKEVSERPIVQSFDYSFNNKVFGMKQKERIRDDDKYQLISDNFEAKRYQGRVWPLPSPVKCYGFPDEVTGYYRNVGFLSEFVRSFHDLFSPNMAYLGPLREYPKRSYVWDGASPLDVGRVGERTVSALLSSRNKGKIISPGKGKHRMTVEERIGYWLREMGLVDSYTLKPIAENRKDYELRVKTTKDSPEVLITDVGFGVSQILPVLVLCYYMPEGSIIILEQPEIHLHPSVQAWLADVFIEVVTSRNIQIIVESHSEHLLTRLQRRIAEKKIDSDKTALYFCQMKGSSSDIERLDVDLLGSIRNWPDDFFGDKFSDLAAMTLAGLDQEGK; encoded by the coding sequence ATGATAAAATCTCTACATGCCAGGAATTTTAAATCCTGGAAAGATACCGGATTACTCCAGTTTGCCCCTTTGACAGGGTTATTTGGCTCAAATAGCTCAGGAAAAACGAGCATTATGCAAATACTCCTTATGCTTAAGCAAACTGTCGAATCAACCGACCGAGCCAGAGTTCTCTATACCGGTGATGAACATTCGTATGTCGATCTGGGTACATTCTTTGATTTGATACATGGACATGATCGAGATGCAATCCTTTCCATTCAACTTTCATGGAATCCGGGAAAACAAATAATAATTTATAACCCTGAATACAAAAACAAAAAATTATTTGAAACAGATAATTTGACATTTCGTGTGGAAGTCAAGGAAGTATCTGAAAGACCAATTGTCCAAAGTTTTGATTATTCTTTTAATAATAAAGTTTTCGGAATGAAACAGAAAGAAAGAATAAGGGACGATGATAAATACCAATTGATTTCCGACAATTTTGAAGCAAAAAGATACCAGGGACGTGTGTGGCCATTGCCTTCTCCTGTCAAATGCTATGGTTTCCCCGATGAAGTGACCGGTTATTATCGGAATGTTGGTTTTTTATCCGAGTTTGTTAGGTCCTTTCATGACCTCTTCTCACCTAATATGGCCTATTTAGGTCCCCTGCGAGAATATCCAAAAAGAAGTTATGTCTGGGATGGTGCAAGCCCATTAGATGTTGGAAGGGTGGGGGAACGCACTGTTTCCGCTCTTTTATCCTCAAGAAATAAAGGGAAAATAATTTCTCCTGGAAAAGGAAAACACAGGATGACGGTTGAGGAAAGAATTGGTTATTGGTTACGAGAAATGGGTTTGGTAGATTCTTATACACTTAAACCAATAGCAGAAAACCGAAAAGATTATGAATTGCGGGTTAAAACAACAAAAGATTCTCCAGAAGTGCTCATCACCGATGTTGGTTTCGGCGTCTCTCAAATCCTTCCCGTCTTGGTTCTCTGTTATTACATGCCTGAAGGTTCGATAATTATTCTCGAACAACCTGAAATACATCTTCATCCTTCAGTCCAAGCCTGGCTCGCGGATGTATTCATAGAAGTAGTGACGTCGAGGAATATCCAGATCATTGTGGAGAGCCACAGCGAGCATTTACTTACACGTTTACAGAGAAGAATAGCTGAGAAAAAAATTGATTCTGATAAGACCGCTCTCTATTTCTGTCAAATGAAAGGTTCTTCGTCGGATATAGAAAGACTTGATGTTGATCTGTTGGGTAGTATCCGCAATTGGCCTGATGATTTCTTTGGTGATAAGTTTAGCGATCTCGCCGCCATGACTTTGGCTGGATTGGACCAAGAGGGGAAGTAA